One segment of Proteus appendicitidis DNA contains the following:
- the idi gene encoding isopentenyl-diphosphate Delta-isomerase, producing the protein MEDAVILVDKNDNELGTMPKLEAHIVGALHRAFSIFIFNSKQQLLIQQRAISKYHSGGLWANTCCSHPLPNELLSDAIHRRLNEELGMKCDMQPIGTILYNEKVTDDLIEHEFDHLFLGFSNELPHSNPDEVMNYRWISLDTLYQDTEENPQNYSAWFRYILNRMGIEQFSRWSQGII; encoded by the coding sequence GTGGAAGACGCTGTTATTCTCGTAGATAAAAATGATAATGAGCTGGGAACAATGCCAAAGCTTGAAGCTCATATTGTAGGCGCCTTGCATCGAGCCTTTTCAATATTTATTTTTAATTCAAAACAGCAATTACTCATTCAACAACGTGCAATTTCTAAATATCACTCTGGTGGTTTATGGGCAAATACATGTTGTAGTCACCCGCTTCCAAACGAATTACTTTCAGATGCTATTCATCGTCGTTTAAATGAAGAATTAGGCATGAAATGTGATATGCAACCTATTGGAACTATTCTGTATAACGAAAAAGTGACAGATGATCTGATAGAGCATGAATTTGATCACCTATTTCTTGGATTTAGTAACGAATTACCACATAGCAATCCAGATGAAGTGATGAATTATCGTTGGATTTCTTTAGATACACTCTATCAAGATACCGAAGAAAACCCACAAAATTACAGTGCTTGGTTTCGTTATATATTAAATCGAATGGGGATTGAGCAATTTTCTCGTTGGAGCCAAGGCATTATTTAG
- a CDS encoding epoxyqueuosine reductase QueH, translating into MALIREKLTLPANQNKLLLHSCCAPCSGEVMEALQASGIDYTIFFYNPNIHPQKEYLIRKEENIRFAKKHNIPFVDADYDTDNWFERAKGMEKEPERGIRCTMCFDMRFERTALYAAENGFSIISSSLGISRWKDMKQINGCGERAVAPYPNMIYWDYNWRKKGGSARMIEISKREQFYQQEYCGCIYSLRDTNKHRKSQGRELIKIGVQYYTP; encoded by the coding sequence ATGGCTCTTATTCGAGAAAAGCTCACATTACCTGCAAATCAAAATAAGCTTTTACTACATTCTTGCTGTGCTCCTTGTTCTGGTGAAGTCATGGAAGCATTACAAGCTTCAGGTATTGATTACACTATTTTTTTCTATAATCCCAATATCCATCCTCAAAAAGAGTATTTGATTCGTAAGGAAGAGAATATTCGTTTCGCTAAAAAACATAATATTCCTTTTGTTGATGCTGATTATGATACTGATAATTGGTTTGAAAGAGCAAAAGGTATGGAGAAAGAACCCGAACGAGGTATTCGATGCACAATGTGTTTTGATATGCGTTTTGAAAGAACCGCTCTTTATGCGGCTGAGAATGGCTTTTCCATTATTTCAAGTTCACTTGGGATCTCCCGATGGAAAGACATGAAACAAATAAACGGTTGTGGAGAAAGGGCTGTAGCGCCTTATCCTAATATGATTTATTGGGATTATAATTGGCGTAAAAAAGGTGGCTCTGCCAGGATGATCGAAATAAGTAAGCGTGAACAATTCTACCAACAAGAGTATTGTGGATGTATTTATTCATTAAGAGATACAAATAAGCATCGCAAATCACAAGGTAGAGAACTTATTAAGATTGGTGTTCAATATTATACCCCTTAG
- a CDS encoding HU family DNA-binding protein, with translation MNKAELTESVAEKADLTKTQAKAAIEAFIDSVTGALKEGDSVQLVGFGTFKVNHRAERTGRNPQTGKEIKIAAANVPAFTAGKALKDAVK, from the coding sequence ATGAACAAAGCTGAATTAACCGAATCAGTTGCTGAAAAAGCGGATCTGACAAAAACTCAAGCAAAAGCTGCTATTGAAGCGTTTATCGATTCAGTAACAGGCGCTCTGAAAGAAGGCGATTCTGTACAGTTAGTTGGTTTCGGTACATTCAAGGTGAATCACCGTGCAGAGCGTACTGGTCGTAACCCTCAAACTGGTAAAGAAATTAAAATTGCAGCAGCTAACGTTCCTGCATTTACTGCCGGTAAGGCACTGAAAGACGCAGTAAAATAA
- the metA gene encoding homoserine O-acetyltransferase MetA, whose product MPIRVPDELPAVRCLQKENVFVMTSSRASIQDIRPLKVLILNLMPKKIETENQFLRLLSNSPLQIDIQLLRIDFRVPKNTPVEHLDTFYCDFDQIKEQNFDGLIVTGAPLGLVEFEDVAYWDEIKEVITWAKEHVTSTLFICWAAQAGLNILYGLPKYTLEQKISGVYSHNTCSPFSLLTRGFDETFFAPHSRYAGFPIDFIQNNTDLEILATSEEAGAYLFASKDKRVVFATGHPEYDPNTLADEYHRDVKAGLDPQLPENYFPNNDPSKKPIASWRSHGHLLFANWLNYYVYQITPFDLAQMNPTLD is encoded by the coding sequence ATGCCAATTAGAGTACCCGATGAGCTACCCGCAGTCCGTTGTTTACAAAAAGAGAATGTCTTTGTTATGACATCCAGTAGAGCGAGTATTCAAGATATTCGCCCTTTAAAAGTGCTTATCCTTAATTTAATGCCCAAAAAAATAGAAACAGAAAATCAATTTCTACGATTGCTTTCTAATAGCCCTCTGCAAATTGATATTCAATTATTGCGTATTGACTTTCGTGTTCCTAAAAATACCCCGGTAGAGCATCTCGATACTTTCTATTGTGATTTTGACCAAATTAAAGAACAAAATTTCGATGGGCTTATTGTCACGGGCGCGCCATTAGGGCTAGTTGAATTTGAAGATGTGGCTTATTGGGATGAAATAAAAGAAGTCATTACGTGGGCTAAAGAGCATGTGACTTCTACACTCTTTATATGTTGGGCAGCTCAAGCTGGATTGAATATCTTATACGGCCTGCCTAAATACACGCTAGAACAAAAAATTTCAGGCGTATATAGTCATAACACTTGCTCACCATTTTCACTGTTAACACGCGGGTTTGATGAGACTTTCTTTGCTCCGCATTCTCGTTATGCTGGTTTCCCTATCGACTTTATTCAAAATAATACTGATTTAGAAATCCTTGCAACATCAGAAGAAGCTGGCGCTTATTTATTTGCGTCAAAGGATAAAAGGGTTGTTTTTGCAACTGGGCACCCAGAATACGATCCCAATACACTAGCAGATGAATATCATCGTGATGTTAAAGCGGGGTTAGACCCTCAATTACCCGAAAACTATTTTCCTAATAATGATCCGAGTAAAAAACCTATCGCTTCTTGGCGTAGTCATGGACATTTATTGTTTGCAAATTGGTTGAACTACTATGTTTATCAGATAACACCGTTCGATCTTGCCCAAATGAACCCTACATTAGATTAA
- a CDS encoding YjaG family protein, with amino-acid sequence MLKNPIHLRLEKLEAWQHLTFMACLCERMYPNYQVFCRETGFTDPMLYRRILDLVWETLTVKDAKVNFDSQLEKLEEAIPDASQFEIYGVYPAIDACVALSEIVHSRLSGESLSHAIEVSKLSVGTVASLEMTQAEREMSEEELRSLPAVIEEFDIQWEIYRLLVECEERDVELIKGLRADLREAGMSNIGIELTH; translated from the coding sequence ATGTTGAAGAACCCAATCCATTTACGTTTAGAAAAGCTAGAAGCTTGGCAACACCTGACGTTTATGGCATGCCTGTGTGAGAGAATGTACCCAAATTATCAGGTATTTTGTCGTGAAACAGGTTTTACCGATCCAATGCTTTATCGCCGTATTCTCGATCTGGTTTGGGAAACTTTAACGGTGAAAGATGCAAAGGTTAATTTTGATTCTCAATTAGAGAAATTAGAAGAAGCTATTCCTGATGCATCTCAGTTCGAGATTTATGGTGTCTATCCTGCGATTGACGCCTGTGTTGCACTTAGTGAAATTGTTCACTCTCGTTTAAGCGGTGAATCGTTAAGTCACGCTATTGAAGTGAGTAAATTATCAGTAGGGACAGTTGCTTCACTTGAAATGACACAAGCAGAAAGAGAAATGAGTGAAGAAGAACTTAGATCTCTACCTGCTGTTATTGAAGAGTTCGATATCCAATGGGAAATTTACCGTCTACTTGTAGAATGTGAAGAAAGAGATGTCGAACTGATCAAAGGTCTACGTGCAGACCTTCGTGAAGCTGGAATGAGCAATATCGGTATAGAATTAACGCACTAA
- the purD gene encoding phosphoribosylamine--glycine ligase, with protein sequence MKILIIGNGGREHALAWKAVQSPLTTQVFVAPGNAGTALEQGVQNVAISATDIPALVAFALENNIDLTIVGPEAPLVIGVVDAFKAAGLTIFGPTKGAAQLEGSKAFTKDFLARHKIPTADYQNFTEIAPALEYLNKVGAPIVIKADGLAAGKGVIVAMTQAEAEAAIKDMLAGNVFGDAGHRIVIEEYLDGEEASFIVIVDGEHVIPMATSQDHKRVGDGDTGPNTGGMGAYSPAPVVTPKIHQQVMERIIYPTVKGMASEGHRYQGFLYAGLMIDKQGVAKVIEFNCRFGDPETQPIMMRMQSDLVELCLAGANGNLKDKNPHWDPRPALGIVIAAGGYPADYRQGDVIEGLTPTSSTTAKVFQAGTTLNEKGEVITAGGRVLCATALGDDIEQAQKNAYALAKGIHWDGSFYRHDIGYRAIARLKK encoded by the coding sequence ATGAAGATTTTGATTATTGGTAATGGCGGTCGTGAACATGCTTTAGCTTGGAAAGCGGTTCAATCACCGCTTACTACACAAGTCTTTGTTGCACCGGGTAATGCTGGAACAGCGTTAGAGCAAGGCGTACAAAATGTTGCAATCAGTGCAACGGATATTCCTGCATTAGTTGCCTTTGCGCTAGAAAATAATATTGATTTAACGATTGTTGGCCCTGAAGCCCCACTTGTTATTGGTGTTGTTGATGCCTTTAAAGCAGCGGGGCTGACCATTTTTGGCCCAACAAAAGGTGCCGCTCAATTAGAGGGTTCGAAAGCCTTCACAAAAGATTTTTTAGCTCGTCATAAAATTCCAACTGCGGATTATCAAAATTTTACAGAAATAGCACCTGCACTTGAGTACCTCAATAAAGTGGGCGCACCCATTGTTATCAAAGCAGACGGTTTAGCAGCAGGTAAAGGCGTTATTGTTGCAATGACACAAGCTGAGGCTGAAGCTGCAATTAAAGATATGCTGGCTGGCAATGTTTTTGGTGATGCAGGGCATCGTATTGTTATCGAAGAATATCTTGATGGTGAAGAAGCTAGCTTTATTGTCATCGTTGATGGTGAACACGTTATTCCAATGGCAACAAGCCAAGATCATAAGCGTGTCGGCGATGGCGATACAGGTCCTAATACTGGGGGAATGGGTGCATATTCGCCAGCACCTGTTGTTACACCAAAAATCCACCAGCAAGTAATGGAAAGGATCATTTATCCAACAGTAAAAGGAATGGCTTCTGAAGGACATCGCTACCAAGGTTTCCTTTATGCTGGGCTGATGATTGATAAACAAGGTGTTGCTAAGGTTATTGAGTTTAACTGTCGTTTTGGTGATCCAGAAACTCAACCTATTATGATGCGTATGCAATCTGACTTAGTAGAGCTTTGTTTAGCTGGAGCAAACGGTAATTTAAAAGATAAAAATCCCCATTGGGACCCTCGTCCGGCTTTAGGGATTGTGATTGCAGCTGGCGGCTATCCTGCGGATTATCGTCAAGGTGATGTTATCGAAGGCTTAACACCAACATCGTCAACAACGGCCAAAGTATTTCAAGCTGGAACAACACTCAATGAGAAAGGCGAGGTCATCACTGCCGGTGGGCGGGTACTCTGTGCAACTGCATTAGGTGATGATATCGAACAAGCTCAAAAAAATGCTTATGCTTTAGCGAAAGGTATTCATTGGGATGGTAGTTTTTATCGCCATGATATCGGCTATCGAGCGATTGCTCGCTTAAAGAAATAA
- a CDS encoding glycerol dehydrogenase, producing MSSILPRSVTSPKKFFIGSQLLSSVGKYVKDFGDNAFIISDEFFLDKVTKEAVPSLKENGIVSLVEKFNYECTEAEVNRLGKIAIENKANVIIGIGGGKTLDVSKAVAYYQHIPVILFPTIASTDAPCTALSVLYKENGEFDKYLFLPQNPDVVIADTAIIASAPQRFFSAGVGDALATYFEARACYQADGLNLVNQRPSRTGLGLAQLCFEMLSENIDKAMDAIRHKITTPALEQTIEATIYLSGVGAEAGGLAAAHAVNNGMSAVESLHRVQHGEKVVFGLLTQLVLENAPQKEIDEVIRIIKAAELPLTLEDMGMKEFIESEWRTVAKIACAEGDTMGNMPMRVTEEDVYNAMIAANALAHRYK from the coding sequence ATGTCATCTATATTACCTCGCTCTGTAACCTCGCCAAAAAAATTCTTTATTGGTAGCCAATTACTGTCTTCTGTCGGTAAATATGTAAAAGATTTTGGTGATAACGCATTTATTATTAGTGATGAGTTTTTTTTAGACAAAGTAACTAAAGAAGCAGTTCCTTCTTTAAAAGAAAATGGCATTGTTTCACTGGTTGAAAAATTTAATTACGAATGTACTGAAGCAGAAGTTAATCGCCTTGGTAAAATTGCGATTGAAAATAAAGCGAATGTTATTATTGGTATTGGGGGTGGTAAGACATTAGACGTGTCTAAAGCCGTTGCTTATTATCAGCACATTCCTGTTATTTTATTCCCAACTATCGCTTCAACTGATGCACCTTGTACTGCATTGTCTGTGTTATATAAAGAAAATGGTGAGTTTGATAAATATTTATTCTTACCACAAAACCCAGATGTTGTTATTGCCGATACCGCTATTATTGCATCCGCTCCACAACGCTTTTTCTCAGCAGGCGTTGGTGATGCTCTAGCAACTTATTTTGAAGCACGAGCTTGCTATCAAGCAGACGGCTTAAATTTAGTCAATCAACGTCCATCACGTACAGGTCTTGGTTTAGCACAACTTTGTTTTGAAATGTTAAGTGAAAACATTGATAAAGCAATGGATGCTATTCGCCATAAAATTACTACCCCTGCATTAGAGCAAACTATTGAAGCGACAATTTACCTTAGTGGTGTTGGTGCTGAAGCCGGTGGTTTAGCGGCTGCTCACGCAGTAAATAATGGTATGTCTGCTGTTGAGTCTTTACACCGAGTCCAACATGGTGAAAAAGTGGTATTCGGTTTATTAACTCAATTAGTGTTAGAAAATGCACCACAAAAAGAAATTGATGAAGTGATCCGTATTATTAAAGCGGCAGAATTACCACTGACACTTGAAGATATGGGCATGAAAGAATTTATTGAAAGTGAATGGCGCACTGTTGCTAAAATCGCCTGTGCTGAAGGCGACACTATGGGTAATATGCCAATGAGAGTAACTGAAGAAGATGTTTATAATGCAATGATCGCAGCTAACGCATTGGCTCATCGTTATAAATAA
- the aceB gene encoding malate synthase A — protein MSQSLTTEELDFTQSFGEQEKDILNHDVKLFLTDLVNHFSDRRHALLAERDSWKHRVDNGELPNFISESDSIIKSEWKVNPIPKDLQDRRVEITGPVDRKMVINALNANVKVFMADFEDSLAPTWDKVIDGQINLRDAVKGTISYTNEQGKCYQLKASPAVLIARVRGLHLPEKHVLWQGKPIAGGLFDFALYFYHNYKALLEKRSGPYFYIPKLQTWQEAKWWSDVFHFTEQRFGLATGTIKATVLIETLPAVFQMEEILFHMKEHIVGLNCGRWDYIFSYIKTLKNYPDRVLPDRQGITMTQPFLSAYSRLLIQTCHKRGAFAMGGMSAFIPSRDPEQNGIILKKVFDDKEFEATNGHDGTWIAHPGLAETVLAAFDPILGSRQNQLDVQRNEKITAEMLLAPCTGERTEKGMRANIRVAVQYIEAWISGNGCVPIYGLMEDAATAEISRTSIWQWIRHQKTLSDGQVVTKDLFRKMLKEELEVIRQEVGDTRFEEGRFKEAASLMDKITTQDELVDFLTLPGYQLLN, from the coding sequence ATGTCACAATCGTTAACTACAGAAGAATTAGATTTTACGCAATCTTTTGGTGAGCAGGAAAAAGATATATTAAATCATGATGTTAAGTTATTTTTAACTGATTTGGTAAATCATTTCTCAGATAGACGCCATGCTTTATTAGCTGAAAGAGATAGCTGGAAACATAGAGTTGATAATGGCGAACTTCCTAATTTTATTTCGGAATCAGATTCCATTATAAAATCTGAGTGGAAAGTTAATCCCATACCTAAAGATCTTCAAGACCGTCGTGTGGAAATAACCGGACCTGTCGATCGCAAAATGGTTATCAATGCACTAAATGCGAATGTGAAAGTCTTTATGGCGGACTTTGAAGACTCTTTAGCGCCTACATGGGACAAAGTGATTGATGGTCAGATCAATTTGCGTGATGCCGTCAAAGGCACGATTTCTTATACCAATGAACAAGGTAAATGTTATCAACTTAAAGCGTCACCTGCGGTATTGATTGCAAGAGTAAGAGGGCTTCACCTTCCTGAAAAGCATGTGCTATGGCAAGGAAAGCCTATTGCAGGGGGATTATTTGATTTTGCTTTGTATTTTTACCATAACTACAAAGCCTTATTAGAAAAAAGGAGTGGCCCTTATTTTTACATTCCTAAATTGCAAACATGGCAAGAGGCTAAATGGTGGAGTGATGTTTTTCATTTCACTGAACAGCGTTTTGGTTTAGCAACAGGAACCATTAAAGCCACCGTATTAATTGAAACCCTACCCGCTGTTTTTCAAATGGAAGAAATTCTCTTTCATATGAAAGAGCATATCGTGGGGCTTAATTGTGGTCGTTGGGATTATATTTTTAGCTATATCAAAACATTAAAAAATTATCCAGATCGTGTATTACCTGATAGACAGGGGATCACGATGACTCAACCTTTCTTAAGTGCTTATTCACGTTTACTGATCCAGACGTGTCATAAACGAGGTGCTTTTGCTATGGGTGGAATGTCGGCATTTATCCCAAGTCGAGATCCTGAGCAAAACGGCATTATTTTGAAAAAAGTATTTGATGATAAAGAATTTGAAGCAACAAATGGCCATGATGGTACTTGGATTGCTCACCCCGGTCTTGCTGAAACGGTATTAGCTGCTTTTGATCCTATTTTAGGATCTCGACAAAACCAACTCGATGTACAACGCAATGAGAAAATAACGGCAGAAATGTTATTAGCACCTTGTACAGGCGAACGTACAGAAAAGGGCATGAGAGCTAATATTCGCGTTGCGGTGCAATATATTGAAGCGTGGATTTCTGGTAATGGTTGCGTACCTATCTATGGATTAATGGAAGATGCAGCAACAGCAGAAATATCGCGTACCTCTATTTGGCAATGGATCCGCCATCAAAAAACACTGTCTGATGGGCAAGTCGTGACTAAAGATCTCTTTCGTAAAATGCTGAAAGAAGAGCTTGAAGTGATACGCCAAGAAGTCGGTGATACTCGTTTTGAAGAAGGACGTTTTAAAGAAGCGGCTTCTTTGATGGATAAGATTACAACCCAAGATGAATTAGTCGATTTTCTGACTTTACCGGGTTACCAACTTTTAAATTAA
- the nfi gene encoding deoxyribonuclease V (cleaves DNA at apurinic or apyrimidinic sites) gives MINTQQLRQEQTEKAQQIILTDQFTAPTYIAGADVGFEDGGAVTRAAIVIMHYPSFDILEYQIARIPTTLPYIPGLLSFRECPALMAAWQLIKQKPSLIFVDGQGIAHPRRLGVASHFGLLVDTPTIGVAKSRLCGIDKSVNEEMGSKEPLMDKNEQIGWIYRSKKKCKPLYISPGHKVSMEGTLQWVELCMKGYRLPEPTRWADGIASNRRLFEQLNKNKL, from the coding sequence ATGATTAATACCCAACAATTACGTCAAGAGCAGACAGAAAAAGCTCAACAGATTATTTTAACAGACCAATTTACAGCACCAACTTATATAGCCGGTGCTGATGTTGGTTTTGAAGACGGTGGCGCGGTCACTCGCGCCGCCATCGTGATTATGCATTACCCTTCTTTTGACATTCTTGAATACCAAATCGCGCGAATTCCTACAACACTTCCTTATATCCCAGGTTTGCTTTCATTTAGAGAGTGCCCAGCGCTCATGGCTGCGTGGCAATTAATCAAACAGAAGCCTTCTCTTATTTTTGTCGATGGGCAAGGTATTGCTCATCCTAGAAGGCTTGGTGTTGCAAGTCATTTTGGTTTATTAGTGGATACACCGACTATTGGCGTGGCAAAAAGTCGTTTATGTGGCATTGATAAATCCGTTAATGAAGAGATGGGAAGCAAGGAGCCGTTAATGGATAAGAATGAGCAAATAGGATGGATTTATCGCAGTAAGAAAAAATGCAAACCCCTGTATATTTCTCCGGGTCATAAAGTGAGTATGGAAGGTACTTTACAGTGGGTTGAGCTGTGTATGAAGGGGTATCGATTGCCAGAACCAACGCGTTGGGCTGACGGTATTGCTTCAAATAGGCGATTATTTGAGCAGTTGAATAAGAATAAGCTCTAA
- the purH gene encoding bifunctional phosphoribosylaminoimidazolecarboxamide formyltransferase/IMP cyclohydrolase gives MQHLRPIRRALLSVSDKAGILEFAKALVEREVELLSTGGTARLLAEAGLPVIEVSDYTGFPEMMDGRVKTLHPKVHGGILGRRGQDDAIMEEHEIRPIDMVVVNLYPFAKTVARPDCSLADAVENIDIGGPTMVRSAAKNHKDVTIVVNSNDYERVIEEMDNHENSLTLDTRFDLAIKAFEHTAAYDGMIANYFGQKVAPYYGDTSQPSGTFPRTLNLNYIKKQDMRYGENAHQQAAFYIEENIEEASIATANQLQGKALSYNNIADTDAALECVKSFSEPACVIVKHANPCGVAIANTLTQAYDNAFKTDPTSAFGGIIAFNRPLDAKTASAIIERQFVEVIIAPSINEDALAILETKPNVRVLACGQWQEAKPALDFKRVNGGLLVQDRDLGMVKEENLRVVTQRQPSERELKDALFCWKVAKFVKSNAIVYAKNDMTVGIGAGQMSRVYSAKIAGIKAADEGLEVAGCAMASDAFFPFRDGIDAAALAGVTCVIQPGGSIRDDEVIAAANEHNIAMIFTNMRHFRH, from the coding sequence ATGCAACATCTTCGTCCTATCCGCCGTGCACTTTTAAGTGTGTCTGATAAAGCAGGTATTTTAGAATTTGCTAAAGCACTTGTTGAAAGAGAAGTAGAACTCTTATCGACAGGCGGAACCGCACGTCTATTAGCAGAAGCTGGCTTACCGGTTATTGAAGTCTCCGATTACACAGGTTTCCCAGAAATGATGGATGGCAGAGTGAAAACGCTGCACCCTAAAGTACATGGTGGAATTTTAGGTCGTCGTGGGCAAGACGATGCAATTATGGAAGAACATGAAATTCGTCCTATCGATATGGTCGTCGTAAATCTTTATCCTTTCGCTAAAACAGTCGCTCGCCCAGATTGCTCATTAGCAGATGCTGTGGAGAATATCGATATTGGTGGACCAACCATGGTTCGCTCTGCCGCGAAGAATCATAAGGATGTGACGATTGTAGTAAATAGTAATGACTATGAAAGAGTGATTGAAGAAATGGATAATCACGAGAATAGCCTTACTTTAGATACACGCTTTGATTTGGCGATTAAAGCTTTTGAACATACAGCGGCTTACGACGGAATGATTGCTAACTACTTTGGTCAAAAGGTTGCACCTTATTATGGTGATACTTCACAACCATCAGGCACTTTCCCTCGTACCTTAAATCTGAACTATATAAAGAAACAAGATATGCGTTATGGTGAGAATGCTCATCAGCAAGCCGCTTTCTATATAGAAGAGAATATAGAAGAAGCGTCTATTGCCACTGCAAACCAATTACAAGGCAAAGCGCTTTCTTATAATAACATTGCAGATACTGATGCAGCGTTAGAATGTGTGAAATCATTCTCCGAGCCTGCTTGTGTTATTGTGAAACATGCAAACCCGTGTGGCGTTGCAATTGCGAACACTCTCACACAAGCATATGACAACGCATTTAAAACCGATCCAACTTCTGCATTTGGTGGCATTATCGCATTTAATCGTCCATTAGATGCAAAAACAGCAAGTGCAATCATTGAACGTCAATTTGTCGAAGTGATCATCGCTCCTTCTATTAATGAAGATGCACTAGCAATTTTAGAAACAAAACCAAATGTTCGTGTATTAGCTTGCGGTCAATGGCAAGAAGCTAAACCAGCGTTAGATTTCAAACGTGTTAATGGTGGGCTGTTAGTTCAAGATCGTGACTTGGGTATGGTAAAAGAAGAAAACTTAAGAGTGGTTACTCAGCGTCAACCAAGTGAACGTGAACTTAAAGATGCACTGTTTTGCTGGAAAGTCGCAAAATTTGTAAAATCAAATGCTATTGTTTACGCTAAAAACGATATGACCGTCGGTATTGGCGCAGGACAAATGAGCCGTGTGTATTCTGCCAAAATTGCGGGTATTAAAGCCGCTGATGAAGGTTTAGAAGTTGCAGGCTGTGCAATGGCATCAGATGCATTCTTCCCATTTCGAGATGGTATTGATGCAGCCGCACTTGCTGGTGTGACTTGTGTTATTCAACCTGGTGGCTCAATTCGTGATGATGAAGTGATTGCAGCTGCAAATGAACATAACATCGCAATGATATTCACCAATATGCGCCACTTCCGTCATTAA
- a CDS encoding DUF1481 domain-containing protein, producing MLKRQGLLAIGSAFLLSACSSTVQLPEFSATGYIADEGVVRLWRLNNTASEPQVIMSVYSFYKKPETIITFYEYRQNKLWQVRSEVINPNDPSSWHLRLNKRGEVIFMQQESHKQKRALTEDERLRMVFAASKEREISEALTIGKVNLVQGVWYQNTMTTCAGEKVSVSFEGPEQRWLKTRSRNSNKPSYVAWLDSPEGKQLLMVAEHDFCKWEPTKESL from the coding sequence TTGTTGAAACGACAGGGGCTGTTAGCAATAGGATCTGCTTTTTTGCTCAGCGCCTGCTCCTCTACTGTGCAACTACCTGAATTTTCTGCAACAGGTTATATCGCGGATGAAGGTGTTGTGCGACTATGGCGTTTAAATAATACAGCGTCAGAACCTCAAGTGATCATGAGCGTTTATAGCTTTTATAAAAAGCCAGAAACTATCATCACATTCTATGAGTATCGCCAAAATAAGCTTTGGCAAGTCCGCTCTGAAGTTATCAATCCTAACGATCCATCATCTTGGCACCTTCGTTTAAATAAACGAGGTGAAGTTATTTTCATGCAACAAGAAAGCCATAAGCAAAAACGAGCATTAACAGAAGATGAACGTTTAAGAATGGTATTTGCTGCAAGTAAAGAGCGTGAAATTAGCGAAGCGCTTACTATCGGGAAAGTAAATTTAGTACAGGGTGTCTGGTATCAAAATACAATGACAACATGTGCTGGCGAGAAGGTGAGTGTTTCATTTGAAGGTCCTGAACAACGCTGGTTAAAAACAAGATCGCGCAATTCAAATAAGCCTTCTTATGTTGCTTGGCTTGATTCACCAGAAGGTAAGCAATTACTTATGGTTGCAGAACACGATTTTTGTAAATGGGAACCAACAAAAGAGAGCTTGTGA